One Roseburia rectibacter DNA window includes the following coding sequences:
- a CDS encoding LytR/AlgR family response regulator transcription factor, protein MIRIGICDDLVEQLQIQEEMVRNIVCRLGLNTEIKCFQSGEDLLWEMEQKGNMDIILLDIEMGGINGVETARLIREKDNRAILFFISYYEQYCKEIINVQPFRFIDKPVSEEELDRGFREAFKAMSQKEEIFEYTYKKVPHKILVNKIRYFESDKRQVNLYSTDGVSSFYKKLDEVEVQLEQMNIKFLRISKSYLVNVNYVKEFRYEKVVMDDGKEFKIGPRYKDKIRKSYIELMRIS, encoded by the coding sequence ATGATAAGGATCGGGATTTGTGATGATTTAGTAGAACAACTTCAGATACAGGAAGAGATGGTTAGGAATATCGTTTGCCGTTTGGGGCTGAATACAGAAATAAAATGTTTTCAAAGCGGAGAAGATTTGCTATGGGAAATGGAACAAAAAGGCAATATGGATATCATTCTTTTGGATATTGAAATGGGCGGGATAAACGGAGTTGAAACGGCAAGACTTATTCGGGAAAAGGATAACAGGGCGATTTTGTTCTTCATTTCCTACTATGAACAGTATTGTAAGGAAATCATTAATGTACAGCCATTTCGGTTTATAGACAAGCCTGTTTCGGAGGAGGAACTGGATCGTGGGTTTAGAGAAGCGTTTAAGGCGATGAGTCAAAAAGAAGAAATTTTTGAGTATACATATAAAAAAGTTCCACATAAGATTTTGGTAAATAAAATTCGTTATTTTGAGAGTGATAAGCGACAGGTGAATCTTTACAGTACAGACGGTGTTTCTTCCTTTTATAAAAAACTGGATGAAGTAGAAGTACAGTTAGAACAGATGAATATCAAGTTTTTAAGGATTAGTAAATCTTATCTGGTCAATGTGAACTATGTAAAGGAATTTCGGTATGAAAAAGTAGTGATGGATGACGGCAAAGAATTTAAAATAGGTCCCAGATATAAGGATAAAATAAGAAAAAGTTATATTGAATTGATGAGGATAAGCTAA
- a CDS encoding helix-turn-helix domain-containing protein: MLASTVGISNPHMSNIERGKTKVSLATLIDIANALDTTFDALICDNLVKGKVVFDEEISQELEECSEEDIRIVYDMVKALVKSLAKRKH, translated from the coding sequence ATGCTGGCATCTACTGTTGGAATTTCTAATCCACATATGAGTAATATAGAGCGGGGAAAGACAAAAGTAAGCTTGGCAACTTTGATAGATATTGCAAACGCTCTGGATACGACATTTGACGCATTGATTTGTGATAATCTGGTGAAAGGGAAAGTTGTTTTTGATGAAGAAATTTCACAGGAATTGGAAGAATGCAGTGAAGAAGACATCAGAATTGTTTATGATATGGTAAAAGCGTTGGTTAAGAGTCTGGCAAAACGGAAACATTAG
- a CDS encoding ABC transporter ATP-binding protein: protein MEELLKVSGLSKTFHLSKKQQKLEKTAAKVKVAVDDLSFCTYRGEVFGLLGPNGAGKTTTLRMLATLIKPDKGDALIDGSSIVTDPNGVRKKIGFLTSELKLEEFFTPNYLFDFFSELYGIDPAERDERKRLLFQKFGVDEFAEVKVSNLSTGMKQKVSLIISLVHDPQIIIFDEPTNGLDVITAKVVTDFLQELKAEGKTIIVSTHIFSLIEKICDRVGIIIDGKMVLCDTLSHVTAEMTLEDKFFEIYQETAGEIV from the coding sequence ATGGAAGAATTATTGAAAGTCAGTGGATTGTCTAAGACATTTCATCTGTCGAAGAAACAACAGAAACTGGAAAAGACCGCAGCCAAAGTTAAGGTTGCGGTGGATGATCTTTCCTTTTGTACTTACAGGGGGGAAGTTTTTGGATTATTAGGACCAAATGGAGCGGGAAAGACAACAACGCTTCGCATGTTAGCAACGCTGATCAAACCAGATAAAGGTGATGCTCTGATTGACGGAAGCAGTATTGTGACAGATCCGAACGGTGTTCGGAAAAAGATCGGATTTCTGACGAGTGAATTAAAACTGGAAGAATTTTTTACACCGAATTACCTGTTTGACTTTTTCTCAGAATTATACGGTATTGATCCGGCAGAGCGGGATGAGAGAAAACGGCTTCTGTTTCAGAAGTTTGGTGTGGATGAGTTTGCAGAGGTAAAAGTTTCTAATCTTTCAACCGGTATGAAGCAGAAGGTTTCATTGATCATTTCACTGGTACATGATCCGCAGATCATTATTTTTGATGAGCCGACGAACGGACTTGATGTTATCACGGCAAAGGTGGTGACTGATTTTCTGCAGGAGCTGAAAGCTGAAGGAAAAACGATCATTGTTTCAACGCATATTTTTTCGCTGATTGAAAAAATATGTGACCGTGTTGGAATTATTATCGATGGGAAAATGGTTTTGTGTGATACGCTCTCTCACGTGACTGCGGAAATGACGCTTGAGGATAAGTTTTTTGAAATCTATCAGGAAACGGCAGGTGAGATAGTATGA
- a CDS encoding FHA domain-containing protein yields the protein MSGNLIRCQNGHLFSSRRYGTVCPYCNIETATKEKKSVEKSQEEIEDILFLEEENPVCGWIVCVKGPRRGKDYRVMDGKNFVGRADDMDIQILGDNKIARRNHAVIVFDAKKRENMILPGDSNGLVYLNGEAVYLPQPLSAYDVIEMGESTFLFVPFCGEHYMWEDDK from the coding sequence ATGAGTGGAAATTTAATTCGCTGTCAGAACGGACATCTTTTTTCAAGCAGGAGATATGGAACAGTGTGTCCGTACTGCAATATTGAGACAGCCACGAAAGAAAAAAAGTCAGTGGAAAAATCGCAGGAAGAAATTGAGGACATTCTTTTTCTGGAGGAGGAGAATCCGGTCTGCGGCTGGATTGTATGCGTAAAAGGTCCGAGAAGAGGCAAAGATTACCGGGTCATGGACGGAAAGAATTTTGTGGGACGGGCAGATGATATGGATATTCAGATTCTGGGGGATAACAAAATCGCACGGAGAAATCATGCGGTGATTGTATTTGATGCGAAGAAACGGGAGAACATGATTTTGCCGGGAGACAGCAACGGTCTGGTCTATCTGAACGGTGAAGCGGTCTATCTGCCGCAGCCGTTAAGTGCATATGACGTGATTGAGATGGGGGAGAGCACATTCCTTTTTGTCCCTTTCTGCGGGGAGCATTATATGTGGGAGGACGATAAATGA
- a CDS encoding PP2C family protein-serine/threonine phosphatase encodes MNVPYLTVCILCAFLGIAFLYRFCLVFRSSREGYETGACKTIGSREIQMDYFTIEENENGLLAVLADGMGKEAGGRIAAKTVIRVFKEIFETYNMADHPSYFFKKAFQMANREILKQMDEGRGMAAVSAVMIQGGFLFYGIVGNVKIAVFRNEELVPLGTGHTVDVLAQDKYVEGVLTREDALSMLQEKRIYNYLGRDGFKEIQFYDKPVRLQEGDVVAVFSNGMQESVTWKEMEDCLARKKSCKRMAFDLVELVNQKKGDKDNASVILIRVGEMT; translated from the coding sequence ATGAATGTCCCGTACCTGACAGTCTGTATCTTATGCGCTTTCTTAGGGATTGCATTTTTGTACCGTTTTTGTCTGGTATTCCGGAGCAGCAGAGAGGGATATGAGACGGGAGCCTGCAAGACCATCGGCAGCCGTGAAATACAGATGGATTACTTTACAATAGAAGAAAATGAGAATGGTTTACTGGCGGTTTTAGCAGACGGAATGGGAAAAGAAGCGGGCGGCAGAATTGCTGCTAAGACAGTCATTCGGGTTTTTAAAGAAATTTTTGAAACGTACAACATGGCAGACCACCCGTCCTATTTTTTTAAGAAAGCGTTTCAGATGGCAAACCGGGAAATTTTAAAACAGATGGATGAGGGAAGAGGAATGGCGGCAGTCAGCGCCGTTATGATACAGGGAGGATTTCTGTTTTACGGGATTGTCGGGAATGTAAAGATTGCAGTATTCCGAAATGAGGAATTGGTTCCCCTTGGAACGGGACACACCGTAGATGTGCTGGCACAGGATAAGTATGTGGAAGGCGTTCTGACAAGAGAAGATGCCCTGTCTATGCTGCAGGAAAAAAGAATTTACAATTACCTGGGAAGAGACGGTTTTAAGGAAATACAGTTCTACGACAAGCCGGTTCGCTTACAGGAAGGGGATGTGGTGGCAGTTTTCAGTAATGGAATGCAGGAGAGCGTGACATGGAAAGAGATGGAAGACTGCTTAGCCCGGAAGAAAAGCTGTAAGAGAATGGCATTTGATTTGGTGGAACTGGTAAATCAGAAAAAAGGCGATAAGGATAATGCCAGCGTAATTCTGATAAGAGTTGGAGAAATGACATGA
- a CDS encoding cyclic lactone autoinducer peptide encodes MRNLLNRYLSNLMTFGLEKVATGAATKCCYFILHQPKVPENLKKFSESKK; translated from the coding sequence ATGAGAAATCTGTTAAACCGCTATTTGAGCAATTTAATGACATTTGGTCTGGAGAAAGTAGCAACAGGCGCTGCAACAAAATGCTGCTATTTTATTCTGCATCAGCCCAAGGTGCCGGAAAATCTCAAAAAGTTTTCTGAGAGTAAGAAATGA
- a CDS encoding DUF4190 domain-containing protein, which yields MSEENNWDYGTNEQNINQGNPVSLEKNMTDDAQKVNLEKNTADNPYYTNTSYGNGGTNYNYGQANDSAGYNYGQPNGSAEYNYGQSNGSTEYNYGQPAGRYGSNKSESEGFGIASLVLGIITALLFCTCISWITGILAIIFGIIQLVKGNKKGMAIVGLITGGIGFIASVILYILIFFTGLGSYSNYDDIYNHIYDDIYDDIENSMDDGTI from the coding sequence ATGAGTGAAGAAAATAACTGGGATTATGGAACAAATGAGCAGAATATAAATCAGGGGAATCCTGTCAGCCTGGAGAAAAATATGACTGATGATGCGCAAAAGGTAAATTTAGAGAAGAATACAGCAGACAATCCGTATTATACAAATACTTCATATGGAAACGGTGGTACAAATTATAATTACGGACAGGCAAATGACAGTGCAGGTTATAACTATGGACAGCCGAATGGAAGCGCGGAATATAATTACGGACAGTCAAACGGAAGTACAGAATATAATTACGGACAACCGGCTGGCAGGTATGGAAGTAATAAGTCAGAAAGTGAAGGCTTTGGTATTGCGTCGTTAGTACTTGGAATCATTACGGCTTTGCTGTTCTGTACCTGTATCAGCTGGATCACCGGTATTCTTGCGATTATTTTTGGTATCATACAGCTTGTAAAAGGAAATAAAAAAGGAATGGCGATCGTTGGTCTGATCACAGGCGGAATCGGATTTATCGCATCGGTCATTCTGTATATTCTGATCTTCTTTACCGGTCTTGGATCGTATAGCAATTATGATGATATTTACAATCATATTTACGATGATATTTATGATGATATCGAAAATAGCATGGATGATGGAACAATCTGA
- a CDS encoding J domain-containing protein, with protein sequence MNPYHVLGVSQTADEDTIKKAYRKAAKECHPDTHPGDKRAEERFKEIGEAYRILSDKQKRKEYNARAAQKEQKSAAGRNSAGTGRNGAGTGRKNTGGGTIDPGDIEKEFERFFSMGKQSEKKENRTQQKINPMDVTDLFERYMGLKR encoded by the coding sequence ATGAATCCATATCATGTATTAGGGGTTTCGCAAACGGCTGATGAGGACACCATAAAAAAGGCATATAGAAAAGCGGCAAAAGAATGCCACCCCGATACACATCCGGGAGATAAGCGGGCAGAGGAACGGTTTAAGGAAATCGGAGAGGCATACCGGATTCTGAGCGATAAACAAAAAAGAAAAGAGTACAACGCTAGGGCAGCGCAGAAAGAACAGAAAAGTGCGGCAGGAAGGAACAGCGCTGGGACAGGAAGGAACGGTGCTGGGACGGGCAGAAAGAATACCGGAGGAGGAACGATTGATCCGGGAGATATTGAAAAGGAATTTGAACGATTTTTTTCCATGGGAAAGCAGAGTGAGAAAAAGGAGAATCGCACGCAACAAAAGATTAATCCCATGGATGTGACAGATTTATTTGAACGTTATATGGGATTGAAACGTTGA
- a CDS encoding FHA domain-containing protein, with translation MNKKNFMDMMICSLSAAIIILCFTYMEQSRGRDTLMAVCGIVFLAFLLLAVTDSLSGRQKKRGNGRGIQELLLLDEEGNEISAWHIGGKTSLLIGRDEHKENVDINLQNTEYGGMADRQHAVLNYAAGQWYIEDLGSRNGVRIQDAKDGKVYQVSREHPCRINTGDIIFIGNTRLGAK, from the coding sequence ATGAATAAGAAAAATTTCATGGACATGATGATATGCAGTCTTTCCGCTGCAATTATAATTCTATGTTTTACATATATGGAGCAGAGCAGGGGGCGGGATACGCTTATGGCTGTCTGCGGGATTGTATTTCTGGCATTTTTGCTGCTGGCAGTGACGGATTCTCTGTCCGGCAGACAGAAAAAAAGAGGAAATGGGCGGGGAATACAGGAACTGTTGCTGTTAGATGAAGAGGGAAACGAAATATCAGCCTGGCATATTGGCGGAAAGACGTCCCTTTTAATCGGACGGGACGAGCATAAGGAAAACGTGGACATTAATCTTCAGAATACAGAGTATGGCGGAATGGCAGACCGTCAGCACGCCGTGTTAAATTATGCGGCGGGGCAGTGGTATATTGAAGATTTAGGAAGCAGAAACGGTGTAAGAATCCAGGATGCGAAGGATGGCAAAGTGTATCAGGTGTCAAGGGAGCATCCCTGCCGGATTAACACAGGCGATATTATTTTTATCGGGAATACCAGATTAGGGGCAAAATAG
- a CDS encoding vWA domain-containing protein, which translates to MGKVEKITIKLAMLFIGLSLLFPARVLAAEKNEINEITEKKQIIFLLDASKSMQGDGQWIEAADSACMIASALPKEYEVALLVYNTEIVYEEDFGNINQKTRHALETVELQGYTTPAVALETAADMFDSAAADKRVVFISDGEISLRDQSETETAIRQFENMVDQIAEQGIKIDMFAIPNDKTENEVSYGTKVTSGEQYTVGENQTIEEITAKYLFQTLQIEKIELGEAVSGEGNMTVDLQDTYMQNAKILLVSGENIEDFHVAGQCESLNMLQGNKFAVAELENPLERQITMDYSLENRGNVHTYLIKEYFLKADMEKSYTSEEGTFTLKVNVVNHQEKPVLDSETLKDSISVLINGKEASYRVENGTAMVPYQTDETAKVNVEIAIQPSGNVVHYIKTADTVELTVPVVEEEPDYTVLWIVIISLCAVVLLLSVLYERKKQKKNDGETGSIIIEKSEPPVLPKYDFSGQLAVYLLKGEQEDDVAPCSIKLFGKSRKSISFDWIKDRCGIDYKLSDADKIRFTGGKDHALCFKNSGYATIVKENQILKRERKYSLYYGEKILLIFNNGGTEIELHYKNMKPSER; encoded by the coding sequence ATGGGAAAAGTAGAGAAGATAACAATTAAATTGGCAATGCTGTTCATAGGGCTTTCTTTGCTGTTTCCGGCAAGGGTTTTGGCAGCGGAGAAGAATGAAATCAATGAAATCACCGAAAAAAAGCAGATTATATTTTTGCTGGATGCAAGCAAATCAATGCAGGGAGACGGACAGTGGATTGAGGCAGCGGACAGCGCATGCATGATAGCGTCGGCGTTGCCGAAAGAATACGAAGTGGCATTGCTGGTATATAACACGGAAATTGTTTATGAGGAAGATTTCGGAAACATTAATCAGAAAACCAGACATGCACTCGAGACGGTAGAACTGCAGGGCTACACCACCCCAGCGGTGGCGTTGGAAACGGCGGCTGATATGTTTGACAGTGCGGCGGCAGATAAAAGAGTGGTATTTATTTCCGACGGGGAAATTTCTCTGCGGGATCAAAGCGAAACAGAAACTGCAATCAGGCAGTTTGAAAATATGGTGGATCAGATTGCAGAACAGGGAATAAAAATTGACATGTTTGCAATCCCCAATGATAAGACGGAGAATGAGGTTTCGTATGGAACGAAAGTGACGTCAGGAGAGCAGTATACAGTAGGCGAAAACCAGACGATTGAAGAAATCACTGCAAAATATCTGTTCCAGACGTTACAGATAGAAAAAATAGAACTTGGCGAGGCGGTTTCCGGAGAAGGAAATATGACAGTGGATCTGCAGGATACTTATATGCAGAATGCAAAGATACTTCTCGTGTCAGGGGAAAACATCGAGGATTTTCATGTTGCAGGACAGTGTGAGAGCCTGAATATGCTTCAGGGAAACAAGTTTGCGGTTGCTGAATTGGAAAATCCATTGGAACGGCAGATTACAATGGACTATTCTCTGGAAAACAGAGGAAATGTCCATACTTATCTGATAAAAGAATATTTTTTAAAAGCTGATATGGAGAAATCCTATACATCAGAGGAAGGGACATTTACCCTGAAGGTAAATGTTGTAAACCATCAGGAGAAGCCGGTTTTGGATTCGGAAACTTTAAAAGACAGTATTTCTGTTTTGATTAATGGCAAGGAAGCGTCTTACCGTGTGGAAAATGGCACGGCGATGGTTCCGTATCAGACAGACGAGACGGCAAAAGTGAATGTGGAAATTGCAATTCAGCCGTCGGGAAATGTGGTTCATTACATAAAAACGGCAGATACGGTGGAATTGACAGTTCCGGTTGTAGAGGAGGAACCTGATTATACGGTTCTTTGGATTGTAATTATATCTTTATGTGCAGTGGTACTTTTGCTCTCTGTTTTATATGAAAGGAAAAAGCAAAAAAAAAACGATGGTGAGACGGGTTCCATTATCATAGAGAAATCGGAACCTCCTGTGCTGCCGAAATATGATTTCTCGGGACAGTTGGCGGTATATTTGTTAAAGGGGGAGCAGGAAGACGACGTTGCGCCCTGCAGTATTAAGTTATTCGGAAAATCACGAAAAAGTATATCCTTTGACTGGATCAAAGACCGCTGCGGGATTGACTATAAATTATCGGATGCAGATAAAATCAGGTTTACTGGCGGAAAAGACCATGCACTGTGTTTCAAAAACAGTGGTTATGCAACAATCGTAAAAGAAAACCAGATTTTGAAACGGGAGAGAAAGTATTCTTTATACTATGGAGAAAAAATATTGCTGATTTTTAATAATGGAGGAACAGAAATTGAACTTCATTATAAAAATATGAAACCAAGCGAAAGGTAA
- a CDS encoding accessory gene regulator B family protein, with the protein MRKLFERIVDFMEENGSIQSEYRDIYLFALQTVAVYAFNIGTGVVIGAAFGELLYCMIFLIAFMLLRQEAGGYHAPGWMSCYFLSCGILVLTLLWIKAEFAYQTCLTIAAALAAGMGIFLFAPLEDKNKPLEEAEKKVIGKKAQIIVVTELILGMVFLAVNQRAAYAVLGAVIWCGVIYLAWSVKRYTEKNGKSREDNN; encoded by the coding sequence ATGAGAAAACTTTTTGAAAGAATCGTAGACTTCATGGAAGAAAATGGAAGCATTCAATCGGAGTACAGGGATATATATCTATTCGCGTTGCAGACCGTTGCTGTATATGCTTTCAATATTGGAACGGGTGTTGTCATTGGCGCGGCCTTTGGGGAATTGTTATATTGCATGATATTTCTGATTGCATTTATGCTGTTGCGGCAGGAAGCAGGAGGATATCACGCACCGGGATGGATGAGCTGCTATTTTCTTTCATGTGGGATTCTGGTTTTAACCTTGTTATGGATAAAAGCAGAATTTGCTTATCAGACCTGTCTTACAATCGCTGCGGCGTTGGCAGCGGGGATGGGGATATTTCTATTTGCTCCCCTGGAGGATAAAAATAAGCCTCTGGAGGAAGCAGAAAAGAAAGTAATCGGAAAAAAGGCGCAAATCATAGTTGTAACAGAGCTGATACTCGGAATGGTATTCTTAGCGGTAAATCAGAGAGCTGCATATGCGGTTTTGGGCGCAGTTATCTGGTGTGGAGTGATTTATCTGGCATGGTCAGTAAAAAGATATACGGAGAAAAATGGGAAAAGTAGAGAAGATAACAATTAA
- a CDS encoding sensor histidine kinase, translating into MMKVMLAAIEIFSLVYQRIFAQKVLTQRKYGRVWECFVWGMYFVISNFFTYSFAKSAWDNTGIFVVSFFFALRILYIDSAWVLSAVTAFMAISGALSEVLTYYGWQIFVQKSGVKVDTANEDYLLLLVSKLVMFFFIKILLALIKRHKNIRLNTQEWVEIFMIPGGSIVILAEMICQKESMSETLDFVAALMVMLINIFTYYLYDKIGETAEKRVREEVLQEQSEYYLRQYNENMNLWVEMSEFRHNMTERYLMEKMYLEKGDYEALKKYCDNSLEKLHKQRKVSNTGCFYFDSIINYKAAVAETFDIKFETKLMIPRDLKVETEDICICLGNLLDNAIEASKKVKAEERSVCVEIRVDRRNLMMMVSNHYEEERKKSGNHYMTTKKEKHRHGFGLNIIRKIARRYDGEVIIDDGNHQFVVTVLLYEIFSM; encoded by the coding sequence ATGATGAAAGTAATGCTGGCAGCCATTGAAATTTTTTCTTTAGTGTATCAGAGAATTTTTGCACAAAAAGTCCTGACACAAAGAAAGTATGGAAGAGTGTGGGAGTGTTTTGTATGGGGAATGTATTTTGTTATTTCTAATTTTTTTACTTACAGTTTTGCAAAAAGTGCGTGGGACAATACAGGAATATTTGTTGTCTCATTTTTTTTTGCTTTACGTATTTTATATATAGATTCTGCATGGGTTTTATCGGCAGTTACTGCTTTTATGGCAATTAGTGGAGCATTATCAGAAGTATTGACTTATTATGGATGGCAGATATTTGTTCAGAAAAGTGGAGTCAAAGTAGATACGGCAAATGAGGATTACTTACTATTGCTGGTTTCCAAGCTAGTTATGTTTTTCTTTATAAAAATATTGCTGGCGCTTATCAAGCGGCATAAAAATATCAGGTTGAATACACAGGAATGGGTTGAAATTTTTATGATTCCCGGAGGAAGCATTGTCATTTTAGCTGAAATGATCTGTCAAAAGGAAAGCATGAGCGAGACATTGGATTTTGTGGCAGCGCTTATGGTAATGCTGATAAATATTTTTACATATTATTTGTATGATAAAATTGGAGAAACAGCAGAAAAAAGAGTACGGGAAGAGGTTTTACAGGAGCAAAGTGAATATTATCTCAGACAGTACAATGAAAACATGAATCTGTGGGTAGAAATGAGTGAGTTCCGCCATAATATGACGGAACGGTATCTGATGGAGAAAATGTATCTGGAGAAAGGAGACTATGAGGCACTCAAAAAATATTGCGATAATTCTTTAGAAAAGTTACATAAGCAGAGAAAAGTATCTAATACAGGGTGTTTCTATTTTGACAGTATTATTAACTATAAAGCGGCGGTTGCTGAGACATTTGATATTAAATTTGAAACAAAGCTGATGATACCGAGAGATTTAAAAGTGGAAACAGAAGATATCTGTATCTGTCTTGGAAATTTGTTGGATAATGCGATAGAGGCATCCAAAAAAGTGAAAGCAGAAGAACGTAGTGTTTGCGTAGAAATACGAGTGGATAGAAGAAACCTTATGATGATGGTTTCTAACCATTACGAAGAAGAACGGAAAAAGAGCGGAAATCATTATATGACAACAAAAAAAGAAAAACACAGGCATGGATTTGGACTGAATATAATAAGGAAGATAGCCAGACGGTATGATGGGGAGGTTATCATTGATGATGGGAATCATCAATTTGTGGTGACAGTATTATTGTATGAGATTTTTTCTATGTAA
- a CDS encoding ABC transporter permease: MSKKMIAIMKKEFARFFGDRRLVFTTILMPGLMIYILYTLLGQGIMKQFAASEDYVYQIYTVDLPESFSYLKTESDLEVTEISAETESDVLEKIEAEEADLLMVFPSDFDAAVAAYDPLDTTQVAPDIKMYYNSVSTESSTIYNQMYQVFDDYESSLANKFDINAEEGVKYDVATEKDTSAQLFSMLLPMLLMSFLFSGCMAVAPESIVGEKERGTIATLLVTPMKRSELAVGKVLSLSVIGLLGGVSSFIGTMLALPNLMGGAALEDDSMTDGVSAAVYSGADYVLLLFVILSTVLVIIGAISLMSGLAKSVKEAGTMVSPLMIVVMLIGVSTMFGDGAPKEVYWYLIPFYNSVQCMNGIFSFDLVPVNFVVTIVANLLYALVMTAGLAKIFDSEKIMYS; encoded by the coding sequence ATGAGTAAAAAAATGATTGCAATCATGAAAAAAGAGTTCGCCCGCTTTTTTGGAGATAGAAGACTGGTATTCACCACGATTTTGATGCCGGGATTGATGATCTACATTCTGTATACACTCCTTGGACAGGGAATCATGAAGCAGTTTGCAGCTTCTGAGGATTATGTGTATCAGATCTATACGGTGGATCTGCCGGAGTCATTTTCTTATTTAAAGACAGAATCTGATTTGGAAGTGACGGAAATTTCAGCAGAAACAGAGTCCGATGTCTTAGAAAAGATCGAGGCAGAGGAAGCAGATCTTTTGATGGTATTTCCATCAGATTTTGATGCGGCTGTTGCTGCATATGATCCGTTAGATACAACGCAGGTAGCTCCGGATATAAAGATGTACTATAATTCGGTTTCGACAGAATCGTCAACAATTTACAATCAGATGTATCAGGTTTTTGATGATTATGAATCTTCTCTGGCAAATAAGTTTGATATCAATGCCGAAGAAGGTGTGAAATATGATGTTGCAACGGAAAAAGATACTTCCGCGCAGCTTTTTTCCATGCTTTTACCGATGCTTTTGATGTCATTTTTATTCAGTGGCTGTATGGCGGTTGCCCCGGAATCCATCGTCGGGGAAAAGGAGCGCGGAACGATCGCAACGCTGCTTGTCACACCGATGAAACGCAGCGAGCTTGCCGTCGGAAAAGTCTTAAGTCTGAGTGTCATCGGACTATTGGGCGGAGTTTCCAGCTTTATCGGCACGATGCTGGCACTTCCGAATCTGATGGGCGGTGCGGCGCTTGAGGATGACAGTATGACAGACGGGGTGAGTGCAGCAGTATACAGTGGAGCTGATTATGTACTGTTGTTATTTGTCATTTTAAGTACGGTTCTGGTAATTATCGGTGCAATCTCCCTGATGTCCGGCCTGGCAAAGAGCGTCAAAGAGGCAGGAACGATGGTTTCGCCTCTGATGATCGTCGTCATGCTGATCGGTGTGTCGACGATGTTCGGGGATGGTGCGCCGAAGGAGGTTTACTGGTATCTGATCCCGTTTTATAACAGTGTACAGTGCATGAATGGAATTTTTTCCTTTGATCTTGTGCCTGTTAATTTTGTGGTAACAATCGTGGCAAACCTTTTGTATGCACTGGTTATGACGGCCGGGTTAGCAAAGATTTTTGACAGCGAGAAGATTATGTATAGTTGA